In Microbacterium sp. 1.5R, the following are encoded in one genomic region:
- a CDS encoding aminotransferase-like domain-containing protein — translation MSQDSSDRIVGELRRWIEAAPPGSRVPSNRALVAQYGASPVTVQKAMGRLARLGLIESRPGAGTFVRAQKTPRPADYGWQTSALGAPPARLAGLTSTQRTVAPDAIGMHSGYPAVDLLPERLVRQAITRAARTSSALTRSPAAGMPELQAWFAAELAASAPADVTPASARDALVIAGSQSGLSSIFRAVVGAGQPLLIESPTYWGALLAAEQAGVVLVPIPSGPDGPDPDAVERAFVETGARAFYAQPTFANPTGARWPASTSLAVLESVRRHGAFLIEDDWAHDLAIDGDPRPIAAMDDDGHVVYLRSLTKSVSPALRIAAVIVRGPARERILADRAAESMYVSGLLQAAALDVVTQPAWKSHLRGFRDHLRARRDLLLASLAEHAPTATVETVPAGGLNLWVRLPEGTDVVGVVRGCETRGLIISPGSEWFPAEPSGAYVRLNYANADPTRFPEAAEILGGVLAAS, via the coding sequence ATGAGTCAGGATAGCAGTGACCGGATCGTAGGAGAACTGCGTCGGTGGATCGAGGCGGCGCCTCCGGGGTCTCGGGTTCCCTCGAATCGAGCGCTCGTCGCGCAGTACGGAGCGAGCCCTGTGACGGTGCAGAAGGCGATGGGACGCCTCGCCCGGCTGGGCCTGATCGAATCCCGACCAGGCGCGGGGACGTTCGTGCGCGCGCAGAAGACGCCGCGCCCCGCCGACTACGGCTGGCAGACATCCGCGCTCGGGGCTCCTCCCGCGCGACTCGCCGGGCTCACCTCGACGCAGCGCACTGTCGCTCCCGACGCGATCGGCATGCATTCCGGGTATCCGGCGGTCGACCTGCTTCCCGAGCGGCTGGTCCGTCAGGCGATCACCCGTGCGGCACGCACCTCGTCAGCGCTCACTCGCTCGCCCGCCGCCGGGATGCCGGAGCTGCAGGCCTGGTTCGCGGCCGAGCTCGCGGCATCCGCCCCCGCAGACGTCACTCCGGCATCTGCCAGGGATGCGCTCGTGATCGCGGGCAGCCAGAGCGGGCTGAGCTCCATCTTCCGAGCCGTGGTCGGGGCCGGGCAGCCTCTGCTGATCGAGTCGCCCACCTACTGGGGTGCTCTTCTCGCCGCCGAGCAGGCCGGGGTGGTGCTGGTGCCGATCCCGTCGGGGCCGGACGGGCCCGATCCGGATGCCGTCGAGCGGGCGTTCGTCGAGACCGGCGCTCGTGCGTTCTACGCGCAGCCCACATTCGCCAACCCGACGGGCGCCAGGTGGCCCGCGTCGACCAGCCTCGCCGTTCTCGAGAGCGTGCGGCGGCACGGTGCCTTCCTCATCGAAGACGACTGGGCGCACGATCTGGCCATCGACGGCGATCCGCGTCCGATCGCGGCGATGGACGATGACGGCCATGTCGTCTATCTCCGTTCGCTGACCAAGAGCGTCTCGCCCGCGCTGCGGATCGCCGCGGTGATCGTGCGGGGTCCGGCGCGCGAGCGCATCCTCGCCGACCGTGCCGCCGAGTCGATGTACGTGAGCGGGCTGCTGCAGGCTGCCGCGCTCGACGTCGTGACCCAGCCGGCGTGGAAGAGCCACCTGCGTGGCTTCCGCGACCACTTGAGGGCGCGACGCGACCTGCTGCTCGCGAGCCTCGCCGAGCACGCCCCGACCGCGACGGTCGAGACGGTGCCGGCCGGTGGCCTCAACCTCTGGGTGCGGCTTCCGGAGGGCACCGATGTCGTCGGCGTGGTCCGAGGATGCGAGACCCGCGGCCTCATCATCTCTCCCGGATCCGAATGGTTCCCCGCGGAGCCCTCCGGAGCCTATGTGCGACTCAACTACGCGAACGCCGACCCGACGCGATTCCCCGAGGCGGCGGAGATCCTCGGCGGTGTGCTCGCGGCATCCTGA
- a CDS encoding APC family permease — protein sequence MSPDVSDETRDNLDAPPRVKRILIGDPLTSAQVDDQLLPKKMALPIFASDALSSVAYAPQELVMILLIGGLTFLSFTPLVAVAVVVLLIVVVLSYRQLIKAYPSGGGDYEVASKNLGEIPGVIVAAALLVDYVLTVAVSVASGVDNIISAVPGLDPLRVELAVGFVILIIVVNLRGVREASLVFAIPTYVFIASVGFMIVTGLFRTFLGDAPVASSAEFAVHSEDLGQAAVILLILRAFSSGCSALTGVEAVSNGVPAFRTPKVRNAQTTLVLMGSIAACLFAGLTALALITGVHYAENPCDLIGFDCSNPQPSLMAQIASATFGGGSILFFIIQAATACVLLLAANTAFNGFPLLGSVLARDGYAPKSLNTRGDRLVFSNGMIVLGIAAIIVLVVFQAKLTTLIQLYIIGVFVSFSLGQIGMVRHWRRVLRGPVGTTPGSGVDGASASDRRSAKIGLVINSVGAAMTVAVLLIVTITKFTHGAYLVFFAIPVLAFLMMGVKRYYRDVEHEIAIDDTTKFGATGDLAIVLVNRLQKPVIKAIDYAIAAKHGKTLAVHVAVASDDAAQLQKDWADHLVPIPLVIVESPFRSFAQPVTQFIKQYREKHGSSVVTVYLPQYIVGHWWETFLHNRRSRRLANQLMLVHGVSITLVPWLLDSSELIYGRRSRPLPGQERAGRPVVVNGRRAHRPEGPPES from the coding sequence ATGTCGCCCGACGTGTCAGATGAAACCCGGGACAACCTCGACGCTCCTCCTCGCGTGAAGCGCATCCTCATCGGCGACCCGCTGACGAGCGCACAGGTCGACGATCAGCTGCTCCCGAAGAAGATGGCGTTGCCGATCTTCGCGTCGGACGCCCTGAGCTCGGTCGCCTACGCGCCGCAGGAGCTCGTGATGATCCTCCTCATCGGCGGACTGACGTTCCTGTCGTTCACGCCGCTCGTCGCGGTCGCGGTCGTCGTGCTGCTGATCGTCGTCGTGCTCAGCTACCGGCAGCTCATCAAGGCCTACCCTTCGGGCGGCGGCGACTACGAGGTCGCCTCGAAGAACCTCGGCGAGATCCCCGGCGTCATCGTCGCGGCCGCGCTGCTGGTCGACTACGTGCTGACGGTCGCCGTGTCGGTGGCATCCGGCGTCGACAACATCATCTCGGCGGTGCCGGGCCTCGATCCGCTGCGCGTCGAGCTGGCGGTCGGATTCGTGATCCTCATCATCGTGGTGAACCTGCGAGGAGTGCGCGAGGCCTCGCTCGTCTTCGCGATCCCGACCTACGTGTTCATCGCCTCCGTCGGCTTCATGATCGTGACCGGGCTGTTCCGCACCTTCCTCGGCGATGCGCCGGTCGCCTCGAGCGCCGAGTTCGCCGTGCACTCCGAAGACCTCGGCCAGGCCGCGGTGATCCTTCTGATCCTGCGGGCGTTCTCGAGCGGATGCTCGGCCCTCACCGGCGTCGAGGCGGTGTCGAACGGCGTGCCCGCCTTCCGCACCCCGAAGGTCCGCAACGCCCAGACCACGCTCGTGCTGATGGGTTCCATCGCCGCGTGCCTGTTCGCCGGGCTCACCGCCCTGGCCCTGATCACCGGCGTGCACTACGCCGAGAACCCGTGCGACCTGATCGGCTTCGACTGCTCGAACCCGCAGCCGAGCCTGATGGCGCAGATCGCGTCTGCGACGTTCGGCGGCGGCAGCATCCTGTTCTTCATCATCCAGGCGGCGACCGCCTGCGTGCTGCTGCTGGCTGCCAACACCGCCTTCAACGGATTCCCGCTGCTCGGCTCGGTGCTCGCCCGTGACGGCTACGCCCCCAAGTCGCTGAACACCCGCGGCGACCGCCTCGTGTTCTCGAACGGCATGATCGTGCTGGGGATCGCGGCGATCATCGTGCTCGTGGTGTTCCAGGCGAAGCTCACCACGCTGATCCAGCTCTACATCATCGGCGTCTTCGTGTCGTTCTCGCTCGGGCAGATCGGCATGGTCCGGCACTGGCGCCGCGTGCTGCGCGGGCCGGTGGGGACGACTCCCGGGTCGGGCGTCGACGGCGCCTCGGCATCCGACCGCCGCTCGGCGAAGATCGGACTGGTCATCAACTCGGTGGGCGCCGCGATGACGGTGGCGGTGCTGCTGATCGTGACGATCACGAAGTTCACGCACGGCGCCTACCTGGTGTTCTTCGCGATCCCGGTGCTGGCGTTCCTGATGATGGGCGTGAAGCGGTACTACCGCGACGTCGAGCACGAGATCGCGATCGACGACACGACGAAGTTCGGCGCGACCGGCGACCTGGCGATCGTGCTCGTCAACCGCCTGCAGAAGCCGGTGATCAAGGCCATCGACTATGCGATCGCCGCCAAGCACGGCAAGACTCTGGCGGTGCACGTCGCCGTCGCATCCGACGATGCCGCGCAGCTGCAGAAGGACTGGGCAGATCACCTCGTGCCGATCCCGCTGGTGATCGTCGAGTCGCCGTTCCGGTCGTTCGCACAGCCGGTGACGCAGTTCATCAAGCAGTACCGCGAGAAGCACGGCTCGTCCGTGGTCACGGTCTATCTGCCGCAGTACATCGTGGGGCACTGGTGGGAGACGTTCCTGCACAACCGCCGCTCACGCCGCCTGGCCAACCAGCTGATGCTCGTGCACGGGGTCTCGATCACGCTCGTGCCGTGGCTGCTCGACTCGTCGGAGCTGATCTACGGCCGACGCTCACGCCCGCTGCCGGGGCAGGAGCGCGCAGGGCGACCGGTCGTCGTGAACGGCCGCCGCGCGCACCGCCCCGAGGGTCCGCCCGAGAGCTGA
- a CDS encoding nuclear transport factor 2 family protein gives MATAGEKWTEAYVEAWRSNDPQQIAALFSEDAIYLTSPDAEPRVGRADIVAGWLEDLDDPGTWSFEWWIVREDDDFVAIEGRTQYPSERDYLNLWIVRLDAEGRATAFTEWYMPRPHSE, from the coding sequence ATGGCTACCGCAGGCGAGAAGTGGACAGAGGCGTACGTCGAGGCGTGGCGATCGAACGACCCGCAGCAGATCGCGGCGCTCTTCAGCGAAGACGCGATCTACCTCACGAGCCCCGACGCCGAGCCGCGGGTCGGTCGGGCCGACATCGTCGCCGGCTGGCTCGAGGACCTCGACGATCCGGGTACGTGGTCGTTCGAGTGGTGGATCGTCCGCGAGGATGACGACTTCGTGGCGATCGAGGGGCGCACGCAGTACCCGTCTGAAAGGGACTATCTCAATCTCTGGATCGTCCGACTGGATGCCGAGGGCCGGGCGACCGCGTTCACCGAGTGGTACATGCCGCGCCCTCATTCCGAGTGA
- a CDS encoding GTP pyrophosphokinase, whose translation MTSLQLTDDAIQQTRELRDEFQRFLREYEFGMREVETKISILRDEFTHHHAYNPIEHVKSRLKTPDSIVEKIARKGIVEPDFERIRSEITDIAGVRVTCSFVADVYRLFDLLTAQDDVTVRTVKDYIATPKENGYKSLHAIIEVPVFLSTGALAVPVEVQFRTIAMDFWASLEHKIYYKFSNQVPSHLVDSLTDAAEAAAELDSRMERLHREAHGVPQRQLAPPPPPHVVQV comes from the coding sequence ATGACGTCCCTTCAGCTCACCGACGATGCGATCCAGCAGACTCGGGAGCTCCGCGATGAGTTCCAGCGCTTCCTGCGCGAGTACGAGTTCGGGATGCGGGAGGTGGAGACGAAGATCTCGATCCTGCGTGACGAGTTCACCCATCACCACGCGTACAACCCGATCGAGCACGTCAAGAGCCGGTTGAAGACCCCCGACAGCATCGTCGAGAAGATCGCCCGCAAGGGCATCGTCGAGCCGGACTTCGAGCGCATCCGCTCCGAGATCACCGACATCGCCGGCGTGCGCGTGACGTGCAGCTTCGTCGCCGACGTGTACCGCCTGTTCGACCTGCTCACCGCGCAGGACGACGTCACCGTGCGCACTGTCAAGGACTACATCGCCACGCCGAAGGAGAACGGCTACAAGAGCCTGCACGCGATCATCGAGGTGCCGGTGTTCCTGTCGACCGGGGCGCTCGCGGTGCCGGTCGAGGTGCAGTTCCGGACCATCGCGATGGACTTCTGGGCCAGCCTCGAGCACAAGATCTATTACAAGTTCTCGAACCAGGTGCCCTCGCACCTCGTCGACAGCCTGACCGATGCGGCCGAGGCCGCCGCCGAGCTCGACAGCCGCATGGAGCGTCTGCATCGCGAGGCGCACGGAGTGCCGCAGCGCCAGCTCGCGCCGCCGCCCCCGCCGCACGTCGTGCAGGTCTGA